The Bradysia coprophila strain Holo2 chromosome II, BU_Bcop_v1, whole genome shotgun sequence genome has a segment encoding these proteins:
- the LOC119071493 gene encoding uncharacterized protein LOC119071493 — protein sequence MHSKESHKKSIASRSKSIEEFIVNAGLSESEVISKQKRKPPQPESDKIDQEEANANFNESESTTNSDDESIVSESNNEHTNWWKQSLTTYAFNLPIVRANLARLVYTDEAIIDDHKFMMNLRTSVWYDFDEKLTERVKKREAKEIERTKQLILKCKYNAYNCPKKLIPLHSDVLALDLPHEPTKLGKSLQTAKLPPYNGPVFHINRKSNATIRSRRNKIRTIRGTNFENLMRLVSKDLELSEKLKYDENRAIQQKIKTIHDIEIKKKHSKHFSFIAKMVKKVKSMFKREVNAKEGVKKSICGRPVN from the exons ATGCATTCTAAAGAATctcataaaaaatcaattgccTCTCGAAGCAAGTCAATTGAAGAATTCATTGTAAATGCGGGATTATCTGAATCTGAAGTTATATCAAAACAGAAACGTAAACCACCTCAACCTGAATCTGACAAAATCGATCAAGAGGAAGCAAACGCTAATTTCAACGAATCTGAATCCACCACTAATTCCGATGATGAATCAATAGTTTCGGAGTCTAACAACGAACATACAAATTGGTGGAAACAATCATTGACTACATATGC TTTCAATTTACCAATTGTTCGGGCCAACTTGGCCAGACTAGTTTATACCGACGAAGCAATTATTGATGATCATAAATTTATGATGAACTTGCGTACCAGCGTGTGGtatgattttgatgaaaagcTGACTGAGAGAGTAAAGAAACGTGAG GCCAAGGAAATCGAACGAACAAAACAACTTATTTTAAAGTGCAAATACAATGCGTACAATTGTCCGAAGAAGCTGATACCGTTACATAGTGATGTTTTG GCTTTAGATCTACCACATGAACCAACCAAATTAGGTAAATCTTTGCAAACGGCTAAGTTGCCACCATACAATGGTCCAGTTTTCCATATAAATCGAAAGTCAAACGCAACGATACGGTCAAGACGCAATAAGATAAGGACAATTCGAGGAACGAACTTTGAAAATCTGATGCGTCTCGTTTCTAAGGACTTGGAGCTGTCCGAAAAGTTGAAATATGATGAGAACAGGgcaatccaacaaaaaatcaaaacgatTCACGACATCGAGATTAAGAAGAAGCACTCAAAG CACTTTTCGTTTATTGCAAAAATGGTGAAAAAGGTGAAGTCGATGTTCAAACGCGAAGTCAATGCAAAAGAAGGGGTCAAAAAGTCAATATGTGGCCGGCCTGTGAACTAA